A genomic region of Prionailurus bengalensis isolate Pbe53 chromosome D1, Fcat_Pben_1.1_paternal_pri, whole genome shotgun sequence contains the following coding sequences:
- the B3GNT6 gene encoding acetylgalactosaminyl-O-glycosyl-glycoprotein beta-1,3-N-acetylglucosaminyltransferase: MTPGSPLTRFPPQMAFPCRRSMNPKTLTFFLVGVSFLALHLWFLQASRSPQETMWDGSVEATPAAPVAAQPWLFSPCVANDSANATDDFEQLPQRIQDFLRYRHCRHFPLLWDAPAKCAGRRGVYLLLAVKSSPANYERRELIRRTWGQERLYGGRQVRRLFLLGTSPPEDAERAERLQALVGLEAREHGDVLQWAFADTFLNLTLKHVHLLDWLAVRCPHARFLLSGDDDVFVHTANVLSFLEAQRPDRHLFAGQLMDGSVPIRDSRSKYFVPPQLFPGPAYPVYCSGGGFLLSSRTVRALRAAALDTPLFPIDDAYMGMCLKRAGLAPSGHEGIRPFGVQLPGAQQPSFDPCLFRQLLLVHRFAPYEMLLMWKALHNPGLSCGPDHRVS, encoded by the coding sequence ATGACTCCTGGCTCACCTCTGACTCGGTTTCCCCCACAGATGGCTTTTCCCTGCCGCAGGTCCATGAATCCTAAGACTCTGACCTTCTTTCTGGTGGGTGTGAGTTTCTTGGCCCTGCACCTATGGTTCCTCCAAGCCTCCAGGTCCCCGCAGGAGACCATGTGGGATGGATCCGTCGAGGCCACCCCTGCTGCTCCTGTGGCCGCGCAGCCGTGGCTGTTCAGCCCGTGTGTGGCCAACGACTCGGCCAACGCCACGGACGACTTCGAGCAGCTGCCGCAGCGCATCCAAGACTTCCTGCGGTACCGCCACTGCCGCCACTTTCCCCTGCTCTGGGACGCGCCCGCCAAGTGCGCGGGCCGGCGCGGGGTCTACCTGCTGCTGGCGGTCAAGTCGTCGCCCGCCAACTACGAGCGGCGCGAGCTCATCCGCCGCACCTGGGGGCAGGAGCGCCTGTACGGCGGGCGGCAGGTGCGGCGCCTCTTCCTGCTGGGCACGAGCCCGCCCGAGGACGCCGAGCGCGCCGAGCGGCTGCAGGCGCTGGTGGGGCTGGAGGCGCGCGAGCACGGCGACGTGCTGCAGTGGGCCTTCGCGGACACCTTCCTCAACCTCACGCTCAAGCACGTGCACCTGCTCGACTGGCTGGCGGTGCGCTGCCCGCACGCGCGCTTCCTGCTCAGCGGCGACGACGACGTCTTCGTGCACACGGCCAACGTGCTCAGCTTCCTGGAGGCGCAGCGGCCCGACCGCCACCTCTTCGCCGGGCAGCTCATGGACGGCTCGGTGCCCATACGCGACAGCCGGAGCAAGTACTTCGTGCCGCCGCAGCTCTTCCCCGGGCCGGCCTACCCGGTGTACTGCAGCGGCGGCGGCTTCCTCCTGTCCAGCCGCACGGTCAGGGCCCTGCGCGCGGCCGCCCTCGACACCCCGCTCTTCCCCATCGATGACGCCTACATGGGCATGTGTCTGAAGCGCGCGGGCCTGGCGCCCAGCGGCCACGAGGGCATCCGGCCCTTCGGCGTGCAGCTGCCCGGCGCCCAGCAGCCCTCCTTCGATCCCTGCCTGTTCCGCCAGCTGCTGCTCGTGCACCGTTTCGCGCCCTACGAGATGCTGCTCATGTGGAAGGCGCTGCACAACCCCGGGCTGAGCTGTGGCCCGGATCACAGGGTCTCCTGA